One part of the Puntigrus tetrazona isolate hp1 unplaced genomic scaffold, ASM1883169v1 S000000497, whole genome shotgun sequence genome encodes these proteins:
- the LOC122334182 gene encoding LOW QUALITY PROTEIN: putative P2Y purinoceptor 10 (The sequence of the model RefSeq protein was modified relative to this genomic sequence to represent the inferred CDS: inserted 1 base in 1 codon), producing the protein MTSVNTCEAVNGSSFTNNTVRKSSINQLYTYFYLFIFIPGLLCNTLALWVLCRFVSKKTKAIIFMINLTVADLAHVLSLSLXIHYYLKQDWPFGDVLCMLCFYLKYLNMYASIAFLVCISVQRCAFLLRPFQARHWKSRYDVCISGAVWLVVGLACSPFILMRSSSSSANRSCFKDLPMRKLGMISAVSMMVAAELSGFLGPLIIIGFCTYLITKSLRQRNQKQQSTSSTRKALRMVRVCTGVFLFCFVPYHINFLLYLMVTQNIIMNCAVKQAVQLFHPISLCIASLNCCLNPLIYYFLTTEFKLQLSQHSSSVLRGRLMSTESTSSCRE; encoded by the exons ATGACTTCTGTGAACACATGTGAAGCGGTGAACGGATCCAGTTTCACCAACAACACTGTGAGGAAATCATCTATAAACCAGCTCTACACGTACTTTTACCTGTTTATATTCATCCCAGGCCTGCTGTGCAACACCCTGGCTCTTTGGGTGCTCTGTCGATTCGTGAG CAAAAAGACGAAGGCCATCATCTTCATGATCAACCTGACCGTAGCTGACCTGGCTCACGTGCTGTCTCTGTCAC CAATTCACTACTACCTCAAACAGGACTGGCCTTTCGGTGACGTGCTGTGCATGCTGTGTTTTTACCTGAAGTACCTGAACATGTACGCCAGCATCGCCTTCCTGGTGTGCATCAGCGTCCAGCGCTGCGCGTTCCTCCTGCGGCCTTTCCAGGCCCGGCACTGGAAGTCTCGTTACGACGTCTGCATCAGCGGCGCGGTCTGGCTCGTGGTGGGCCTCGCCTGCTCGCCCTTCATCCTGATGAGGAGCAGCTCCAGCTCTGCAAACAGAAGCTGCTTCAAAGACCTGCCCATGCGCAAgctgggcatgatctcggccgtcTCCATGATGGTGGCTGCTGAGCTCTCGGGATTTCTTGGCCCGTTAATCATCATCGGTTTCTGCACTTACTTGATCACGAAATCCTTGCGACAGCGGAACCAGAAGCAGCAGTCCACGAGCAGCACGAGAAAGGCCTTGCGCATGGTCAGGGTGTGTACAGGGGTCTTCCTCTTCTGTTTCGTCCCTTACCACATCAACTTCCTGCTGTACCTGATGGTGACCCAGAACATTATCATGAACTGTGCAGTGAAGCAGGCCGTCCAGCTCTTCCACCCCATCTCTCTCTGCATCGCAAGCCTCAACTGCTGCCTCAACCCTCTGATCTACTACTTTCTTACCACTGAGTTCAAGCTGCAGCTGTCCCAACACAGCAGCTCTGTGCTCCGGGGCCGTCTGATGAGCACCGAAAGCACGTCTTCCTGTCGGGAGTGA